aatacaataaaaattcaaatattcgTAATGTAGAAATACTCCAAATATAGCTTAATGAATAAGATTAGCACTGTGCACAGTACCATGTAGTATACAACATGCACTGTGTTCTGGATTCAGACATACATTGTTTTGTTGTATTCTCAAATATCATTTGAATGCAATCGATTTTGTAAACATGcatagttgtaaatgttttgtatatctaacaataaatattaagtttaaaaCTATACATTGCTTTATTGTATTTGTTTCGCGTTTTATAGaggtagattgatggtataccgccatcttggattgtacaatcacagtacaaaatcggtctagttatttgcctaaatctgcaaatttagaGACTGATTTGCAATTCAATAGTTAGActgtttttctatttgaagAAAACCTGTTAATATATcgtattatacaaattattttaacaaattatatatattttttttggttttaaaattatttttttcaaatgagccatttaagaggagataactcttttggtacaaaaattatactggactaatagggaaattttttatgtttacttgcagcaagaaaacaagttcggtgacaccatgttttctttttattttttaaacatattatgaaacctttcttctcacaatttattttaaaattctttctcatagaatttttgttatgcacactaatgtgttttttcatgaacaaactaaccaaattttgtcaattttcaacgactcattgcttaaaaaatagcacggtgacccgtaatttttattaaaattttgaaaagagcatagtaaaattttcattttgggaAATTATTGGcaaaaaattctgtctcaaaaaatatatacttgtgatCTACCTTAATACTGATGTGTGAGTTCTACATACGTTCTATAAACACAATAACCTATATGTCATCATACGAATTTCTACAATTACAGAAGCTACTACCATAATTaatcaattttagaaaatttatccGAAAAGGCGTTTGAATTagcgaaaaaaaatattatttacttttaccAACGATTGCAACTGGTTTATAGTCTCATTCATTGGGACAATTGGGACAGTGGAAAAAGCAGCTTCAGTTTAATATTTTggactttaatataaaattctcaattttaatattttagacTTTAATTCTCTGTGTTTTATAattcagtttattttatattttcgtttCTATTTACATTTCGTTTCAATGACTTAAAATCAACATGCTTTGATATGCAATTTAATTCTTAGTTTGGACATTGAGTGATATGTTTCAATCTGTTGGGTAATTAGTGACATTCTACCTTATTCATAATGTATGTTCTTAATTGTTATAATCAGATTATCATTTAATATCTATTCTTCAAGttctaaaaatagtttaatcTTTGTCAGTGAACAATATCACtcaaattaattgttatttgttatgtCTATACTTGTTAATTCAATTCTGTATAAATACTTGCTTATATGACCGTGGAAAAAGCAGCTTCAGTTTAATATTTTggactttaatataaaattctcaattttaatattttagacTTTAATTCTCTGTGTTTTATAattcagtttattttatattttcgtttCTATTTACATTTCGTTTCAATGACTTAAAATCAACATGCTTTGATATGCAATTTAATTCTTAGTTTGGAAATTGAGTGACATGTTTCAATCTGTTGGGTAATTAGTGACATTCTACCTTATTCATAATGTATGTTCTTAATTGTTATAATCAGATTATCATTTAATATCTattcttcaatttctaaaaatagtttaatcTTTGTCAGTGAACAATATCACtcaaattaattgttatttgttatgtCTATACTTGTTAATTCAATTCTGTATAAATACTtgcttataatttttataagcaAGATTCGGACTCAGGACTTTACCCTGAACACAGTCCATCTGTAATAAAAGTATTAGTATTTCACGCTGAAGTATTGATTTATTCATCGCTAGTTCCAGAGTCTCAGCAGTTAGTTTTCACCAGAGTTCCAGTGTCAAAGTTTCATTGCTATTCACAGCAATCGTTCGTTGTGTGATCAGGTGCATCACACAGTTTCAGTAACAAGAGGCCATTCAGACAGGCTCTTGTTGCACAAATGACATATATGATATGGCGAGGTATGTACTATGTTAATGTTTGTTCTGGTTTTCATATTTGGTATAAATCTGTGCATTTATGTGTTATTCCCTATACAGACAGTTGTGGATATGCACGATGTTTGATGCGTAAAAAACATAGCACACTTAAGTTGTCGGGATAATGATTTATTAAGATACTTGCCTATGATGATTAAATGTAAACATGCGGTACCATAGCCTTTCATGCAATATATATTGAAACTGTTTGACATAGTTCTTGAAAAAAGTAAGTTTACGTTCAATAGATGTGGTacgagtgctaatgagacaactctccatccagataacaattaataaatttatgaaGTCTTAAAAAACGTATTTCATAACTttcaaacaaacacatttactttcGAGTCTCGCAAGGTTTTAAAGAGAATCAAAAGATACCAGattgacattcaaactcataaatcagaagataaactgacaacgccatggctaaaaatgaaaataaaaacaaatagacaaacaatagttcacatgacacattatagaaaactaatgaataagcaatacgaaccccaacaaacactagggtgatatcaggtgctccgaaagggtaagccgATCCTCACAAATGGCACCCATCATCTTGCTcatgtaataaaacaaatccggtTAACAGTCTTATTCTGTAGGTCACattcaagaaagaaaaaagggttgaagttacgacgtaagtaatatatccgatatcatctttgaaattgttattccataacgTTCCACCAACTCGTGAATGCTtacgtaaaatttacgaagggatgcaTTCTACTTCACCATATGTTACTCTGGGTTTAAGAGCTtgcttgtgagcagcaaccctatATCAAGacaatcatgataggaaatacatgcacaggaatatcgtatcaactaggagatatataccccgtggGCAGGTgatgctggaatgttgctattAATAATTGTCTAGTTCACAATTTGAAGGctaaatcatcttttttttcgtaaagttttgttttcaaccgacccgcATTGTAAATGTCTAGATGCAAGTCAAGATATGCGGTAGATTAAAGTACATCTGTTGTAACCTTTTTCTCCAGTTTGATggaatagatgcgttcaacattgTCACCAAatgatgaaatattaagtaagagaacatcatctatatagcgaaaATGAAGGTTAAGGATAttgcttattattattattctttttttttgttttaccgAAAAATCACCAGAATACTAAACTCAggggaaaatcaaatcggaaaatcccttatcacatggcaaaatcaaatgaaaaaaaacccaaatgaatgaaaaacaactgtcacattcctgacttgatacaggcattttcaaaacctggttttatagcgctaaataTCTCACATTGTACTACAGTATCATGaaatttcgttatatttacaatgatgcgtgaactaaacagacaaaataaataaaacagtcaatATATGGGTGTATatatatgggtacagcagtcatcatcgtgttacaattttaaaagaaaaaaattctcGTGTCTGATGTCAGAACATTTTTTTGTCGTTCAATATTCATACAAACAACTCTAAAATTTCACATgggcaatgtaagcatacaagCAAGAGTATGTAAGAATTGGTTTCAGAAATTGACCGAGATTTAAGATAGTCCAAAAGTAGTTTAGAATTTAAAAGAACCCATGAATGGTTCATTCCACtttgtaatgaaatatttttgacgtttgtggATCCACGGAtgtataatagaaatataacataataaaataaaataaaataataacatactGACAGGATATTtttaagtacagagtcacgctaaaggaacaaaaaaaaaagaaaaaaaaagaagtcgcatatacaaaacacgcCAGCAAAAATGAAGGATAATACAAATACATTGACGGGATGCATAAGATTCCCTGTATTTATTCAcaataaaatgctaaaataaaataacaaaagtctgttgaaaaaataagtcctccaaacgtaacaaatatgttgtcattcAAGAAATCAAGCACCTTGATAATGTCAAGTTCAGAGAATTGTTTGTTTGAATCAATGTAATCCTTTAGGATTTATTCCCCCCTCCCCCTAAGACaagtataaacaaatatcaaagaTGTTCAGTAAGTTCGTTCATacttatttttctttaagtctagctgttgtattattttaatattttataacataaatgGTATGTTAGTATTGAATATGCAGGTTTGGTATTGCTTTTGTAACGAAAACCTACTActtgattgaaaaataaatgttaaacgGGTATTGCATATTTAGCATGTGGcgtctttgttaaattttgttcgAGTCACTTCATTTCTAGTTCAAACAATACCGACTGTTTCGAATCTTTTGCTTTGTTCTGTATTTTTAAACACGATATGGAATGATGATCGAACACCTTCCTCGCTAATTgtatttctgtgtgtgtttgaACACTGGTAAATAACTgttggttttaaattttcttccTTTTTGTGGTAAATGTTGTTTTAATAATCATCAATATCATTGAGACTCAATACGCTATATTTCGAGATACTTGATACCATCGGTCGTTTTAAGGCGACTTTATCATGGTTTTGTGTACAATAATAACTAGCTTTCCCTTtacatcatgttcatatcaGTACACTACCTCGACATTATATTGAATTCGAATGTAAAGCACTTATGTGTTCGATAAACTAATAATGCGATAGTACACTTAAGTAGGAATATTTTTACCAATGCTACTTTCAATttgcaataaaacaattttgaaattaagccTCCCGTTGACGAAATTGGGAATAGACACTAAAAACTATACAACAGTTAATATTATTCTAAGGTGTTGTTTATTAAAGGTTTGACGATTGCACagatttttttaacttattattTCTAAGTACCTCATACATAGCTATTGGcgttatataaataataaaaaaaaaccagttgaCCTATACATTTTGAGAGGAAGTAATAATGTTCTGTTACtcagatttaaaacaataaaaaaacgaacaatttgataattatttatagtAGACTAAAAAGCATTACTATCCGACAATAGACGATTATCTGGATAAAATGAAACTGGTAAACTGTATTTGGAGACTATTAATATGCTAGTTAAAAGCGATATATCAACATTATAATGACATACATAAAATACCAAACTTTTACAACAAGAGGGACATTATGGTCATTTACTTGCTTCAcatttttaataagaaaatttgcgatatattttgtttataaaccaGGTACTTTTCAACTTATAGTGTATTTTGACTGACATCTAAACCTATTTTAGTTATCATTCCtgttttgttattataaatGTGGTACTCACAAATAGATAGTGAATAACCGATTTTTCAATTACCAACACAGAGAGAGACCggtcaaaatgaaatatatttaaacaaaaaaccaCTTTTCAATAGGTTCTTTTAATCATCATTAAGCTTTTTGATATACCACTACTCCAACGACTCCAATACATTGTCCCGGAAGAACCTGAATAGGCTATGTTCAAATCCGAGTAATAACTGCTGCTGTACCACCATGCGCTCTTAAGGATAACTGCAAGGTTaccattatatttgtcattgtCTCTGTCTTTTGTTGTAAATGGCTTACCATTTGCACCGAGGCTATCATTAGGATAATCTATGGAATTTTCTACAATTGATTTAAACTACCACTTCAATCTCATAAAaagatatattgatattttggaTAAAGACACGACAAAAGCAACAAATGaaggataataaaaaaaaatgtaatattgtaCTAAAAGCTTAATGCATTATATCTTTTCACGTAAAGTGAAAGacttaaattctatttttttttaaaccatgttGATATCcataatgttattatttttgaagCTCTGAACGTTAGGCAAACAGTATGTACATTGTTAGACAGATTTATGCTAGCAAACActacataatattttttgttttgttcttatATTTGAATGTTGGTATTTcgcagaaaataaaacataagaacTCGTATTCTTTGAGCACGATGATGACATGATATATCAATgagaagtttattttttaataattttctgtttatgaTATTGCAAATACTTGAACCACTACCAGAAGTCAAAGACACGTGAAGATATAGTCGTAGCtaactcaaattttcaaagtgtttgataaatgttttgtatGCATTCGATTTTGTCTAACTTGAATatagtaaaacaaacaaaaattaaaaaaaatattaaaacaaaatattagatATAACAGGAAAGCTATAAAGTTTATGAAATGTTATTCTCTTCAAACAATAAGCAAATGTTGAAATGAAGTAATACAGTGACCGACATAAAAATAGACTTAGATGATTGGTACTTCATAAAAACTTTACACTTTCATGAAGGCAAATACTTAGCTTTAACTTTGATGAATAGTTTTGTATAACATGTAAATGAAGGGAGATAAAATTAAATGAAGCAGGTCGACTTAGTTTATATATCTGGACTTACGCCCTGGATCTCCACTATACCCAGTAACTGTTAAAACATACAAAGAATGTTCATTACTGACGttaaatgtggtataattggCTTTGTGGCTTTGTCCATCTGGTAATTCCATATATATACTTATCTTGTGGTTACTGTTTGtagatatcaaatgaatattatcaTTTCCTAAAAAATAgcgaaaaataaattatgtaagGACATTTTCTATACAACAAATACAGGCTTAGCAAACTAGGCTGTAACTTCGTGAATTATTAAGTATTTGATTATTGTTTCAGTGAAAatttatctatgatgagtttattcacaatCACTAGGttgataccactgctggtggagttttttTTACTTGAGAATATCAACAGCCcggtagtcagcacttctgtgttgtcaatttcgtaatttattt
The nucleotide sequence above comes from Mytilus trossulus isolate FHL-02 chromosome 5, PNRI_Mtr1.1.1.hap1, whole genome shotgun sequence. Encoded proteins:
- the LOC134718167 gene encoding fibrinogen-like protein 1; translated protein: MRAWMMFSGLMLLSILVNSINSERICFSCSGMRQDEKCQHAITCDKDEICFVQKYFTHGNETKYDVGCTFQELCQKDVTGHILGKRNEHAHIVCQKCCNDSNVCNYDLSCQNIITRNDNIHLISTNSNHKISIYMELPDGQSHKANYTTFNVSNEHSLYVLTVTGYSGDPGQNSIDYPNDSLGANGKPFTTKDRDNDKYNGNLAVILKSAWWYSSSYYSDLNIAYSGSSGTMYWSRWSSGISKSLMMIKRTY